A section of the Maylandia zebra isolate NMK-2024a linkage group LG8, Mzebra_GT3a, whole genome shotgun sequence genome encodes:
- the LOC101476051 gene encoding LOW QUALITY PROTEIN: 5-hydroxytryptamine receptor 3E (The sequence of the model RefSeq protein was modified relative to this genomic sequence to represent the inferred CDS: substituted 2 bases at 2 genomic stop codons), with product MIAGFFLLLLLVGENGSSSELQDDQQMINETTIRDNEVEKLCNFQAIVRRLNLRKDSLKYTMSRPIINNSHHTDVLLEMKLYAILDMREIDQTLISYIWVYLEWTNEYIKWDPNQFCGIKDMTIPTAYLWMPDITIVEMTEKDKASPSPYLCVNHNGVIEYRNDQVVVSTCKLHVYKFPFDFQKCNISFKSIMYSDAEIKLQPDNSNKTVTEWSRDFMQTQYEWLFVNMSVTNRTVNEFDFNQLMVVYTVSIFGNRNTEHMKAVLLPITLXESAAEAVKKYEALSASLHVXSRMINHLISQITMKRRSVLYIANFLLPVFFFLVLDMASFLVSDSGGEKLGFKITVLLAVTVMQLLLNEILPSSSNRIPLIAVYCIGGFSLMLLSLLETILVMHLLDKDSAAQDNETDGIQGVLDNSNHSTNIWI from the exons ATGATTGCAGGTTTCTTCTTGCTGCTGCTACTTGTGG GTGAAAATGGCTCCAGTTCAGAGCTACAAGATGATCAACAGATGATCAATGAAACCACTATCAGAG ATAATGAAGTGGAGAAACTCTGTAATTTTCAGGCGATTGTACGCCGCCTGAACCTGCGCAAAGACAGTCTTAAGTACACTATGAGCCGGCCCATTATAAACAACAGCCATCATACAGATGTGTTGCTTGAAATGAAACTCTATGCCATCCTGGATATG agaGAAATTGACCAGACCTTAATTTCTTACATTTGGGTTTATTTG GAATGGACAAATGAGTACATTAAGTGGGACCCAAATCAATTCTGTGGAATTAAGGATATGACAATTCCTACTGCATATTTGTGGATGCCCGATATAACTATTGTAGAGAT GACAGAGAAGGATAAAGCCTCTCCGAGTCCTTATCTCTGCGTCAACCACAATGGTGTGATCGAATACAGGAATGACCAGGTGGTGGTGAGCACCTGCAAGCTGCACGTGTACAAATTCCCCTTTGACTTTCAGAAGTGCAACATATCCTTCAAGTCTATTATGTACTCTG ATGCAGAAATAAAGTTACAGCCCGACAACAGCAATAAAACAGTCACAGAGTGGTCTCGTGACTTTATGCAGACACAGTATGAGTGGCTCTTTGTCAACATGTCAGTCACCAACAGAACTGTCAATGAGTTTGACTTCAATCAGCTTATGGTTGTCTACACTGTAAGTATTTTTGgtaacagaaacacagaacacATGAAAGCTGTTCTGTTACCCATTACCCTG TGAGAAAGTGCAGCTGAAGCGGTGAAAAAATATGAAGCTCTTTCTGCATCTTTACATGTATGAAGTAGGATGATTAACCACCTTATTTCACAGATTACCATGAAGAGGAGGTCTGTCCTCTACATTGCTAATTTCTTGCTGccagtcttcttcttcttggttctGGACATGGCCTCCTTCCTTGTATCAGACAGTGGAGGTGAGAAACTTGGCTTCAAAAtcactgtgctgcttgctgtcaCGGTGATGCAGCTTCTTCTCAATGAGATCTTGCCCAGCTCTTCAAACAGAATTCCACTTATAG CTGTCTACTGCATTGGGGGGTTTTCTCTGATGCTGCTCAGCCTCTTGGAGACAATTTTGGTGATGCATCTGCTTGACAAAGACTCTGCAGCCCAAGATAATGAGACAGATGGAATCCAAGGTGTGCTTGATAATAGCAATCACTCTACAAATATTTGGATTTAA